Proteins from a genomic interval of Lolium perenne isolate Kyuss_39 chromosome 1, Kyuss_2.0, whole genome shotgun sequence:
- the LOC127342617 gene encoding kinetochore protein SPC25 homolog isoform X1, which yields MAAAGPESEMQVDLAAQGAACERQIAADRDPSAWAAFRAGLQSARSGAHQTFSRKGDLAGLQRQLRDLEADLAQTLSLKIAKERKCERIRESISASAAAGEQLRNMVADQRNRRVQHAAVVSHALQAVEALETKNSEDGQWREDIDKVLSWYQQFAGFQVVEEVGGVRFIFDKVDSQAPEKEFSMVLNFDKDSEELLKDLNLANDLPKFVRITRERIQAASMNGTLPVSTTFCPDASPLPVSSPPMMSVDSSSRNDADQSHSQSKNKKRALPAKRRASALSAASPGSVRRSPRLPGNM from the exons ATGGCAGCAGCGGGGCCGGAGTCGGAGATGCAGGTGGACTTGGCGGCGCAGGGGGCGGCTTGCGAGCGGCAGATCGCCGCCGACCGGGACCCCTCCGCCTGGGCGGCCTTCCGCGCCGGCCTACAATCCGCCCGCTCCGGCGCCCACCAAACTTTCTCGCGCAAAG GGGACCTCGCCGGGCTCCAGAGGCAGCTCCGCGACCTGGAGGCTGACCTAGCGCAAACCCTGTCCC TTAAAATCGCCAAGGAGAGGAAATGCGAGCGCATTAGGGAGTCGATCTCGGCCTCGGCTGCCGCAGGCGAGCAGCTCAGGAACATGGTCGCCGACCAGAGGAACAGGAGAGTCCAGCATGCCGCCGTCGTATCACATGCGCTCCAGG CTGTCGAGGCTCTCGAAACGAAGAACAGTGAAGACGGACAGTGGAGGGAAGATATAGACAAAGTTCTTTCATGGTACCAACAGTTTGCCGGCTTCCAGGTTGTCGAGGAAGTAGGAG GTGTGAGATTCATCTTTGACAAAGTTGACTCGCAAGCTCCCGAGAAGGAGTTCTCGATGGTCTTAAACTTTGACAAAGACTCCGAGGAACTGCTCAAGGATTTGAACCTCGCTAACGATCTACCCAAGTttgtaagaatcacccgagaaagGATCCAGGCTGCTTCGATGAACG GGACTCTTCCGGTAAGCACAACTTTTTGTCCAGATGCTTCCCCTCTACCAGTCTCATCTCCACCGATGATGTCAGTTGATTCTAGTAGCAGAAATGATGCTGATCAAAGCCACTCCCAAAGTAAGAACAAGAAGAGGGCTCTTCCTGCTAAGAGAAGAGCTTCTGCCTTGTCGGCAGCATCTCCTGGCTCTGTGCGTCGCTCCCCACGTTTGCCG GGAAACATGTGA